Proteins from one Solenopsis invicta isolate M01_SB chromosome 11, UNIL_Sinv_3.0, whole genome shotgun sequence genomic window:
- the LOC105207761 gene encoding anionic trypsin-2: MSATLHLLVLLTISSFVRGWSTDLPIPSGLKSTTFDLTGRIVNGTKAVLKQFPHQVSLSRSYNEKHFCGGSLISSSLVLTAGHCMYLNGRAIQPWTIAVTGGIVHLVNETPSRQQRRVLEIKIHPEFNLMTLQNDIAILKLSEPFELTPELHSVPLPGNALVPNTVCQVAGWGYHSSRIPIVFPDLMYVDLPIRTVEECRKLLVNETDVPPGMFCAGYLEGGRDACQGDSGGGMVCDGILTGTVSGGSGCAEPLLPGVYADVFHYLDWILNQTDSVIIVKKVFTDFTINSSMINMSTITMVLISFLFCAVINYI; the protein is encoded by the exons ATGTCGGCTACGTTACATTTACTGGTGCTTCTGACGATTTCGTCTTTTGTCCGCg GATGGTCAACCGATCTCCCTATTCCTTCTGGCTTGAAGTCGACGACTTTCGATTTAACTGGTCGCATAGTTAACGGTACAAAGGCTGTTTTAAAGCAATTTCCTCATCAG GTATCCTTATCGCGCAGCTacaatgaaaaacatttttgcgGCGGGAGTCTCATTAGCTCTTCTCTAGTCCTTACCGCGGGTCACTGCATGTATCT CAATGGACGCGCAATACAACCATGGACGATTGCTGTCACTGGAGGCATAGTTCACCTGGTTAACGAAACTCCGTCGCGACAGCAAAGACGCGTACTGGAAATTAAGATTCATCCAGAGTTTAATCTCATGACATTGCAAAATGATATTGCCATTTTAAAA TTGTCGGAACCCTTTGAGCTTACTCCGGAACTCCACAGTGTACCCTTGCCAGGGAACGCTCTCGTACCCAATACTGTCTGTCAGGTAGCTGGTTGGGGTTACCATTCGTCC agaatCCCAATAGTGTTTCCCGACTTAATGTACGTAGATCTGCCGATTCGTACTGTAGAAGAATGTCGTAAATTGCTCGTAAATGAAACAGATGTACCACCGGGAATGTTTTGCGCCGGTTATTTAGAGGGTGGAAGGGACGCTTGCCAA GGTGATTCTGGCGGAGGGATGGTCTGCGATGGTATTTTGACCGGTACCGTTTCGGGTGGCAGTGGGTGTGCTGAGCCATTGTTGCCTGGGGTGTACGCGGATGTTTTTCACTACTTAGATTGGATACTAAATCAAACAGATTCagtgataatagtaaaaaaagtttttactgattttactataaattccAGTATGATTAACATGTCGACAATTACGATGGTGctaatttctttccttttttgcgCTGTTATCAATTACATCTAG